A single Mixta calida DNA region contains:
- the yajL gene encoding protein deglycase YajL, translating to MSANVSALVCLAHGTEEIEAVTVIDLLVRAGITVTTASVNGDGDRQIVCSRGVKLLADARLVDVADNDYDAIVLPGGLKGAEAFRDSPLLVEAVQQFHLSGRIVAAICAAAGTVLVPHDLFPIGNMTGFPGLKETIPEDKWVEKRVVWDPRVNLLTSQGPGTAMDFALKLIDLLVGKEKAAEVASQLVLAAGIYDYRE from the coding sequence ATGAGCGCGAACGTATCGGCGCTGGTCTGCCTGGCACATGGCACTGAAGAGATCGAAGCGGTGACCGTGATCGATCTGCTGGTGCGCGCCGGTATTACGGTGACCACGGCCAGCGTTAACGGCGACGGCGATCGGCAGATTGTCTGCTCGCGCGGCGTGAAGCTGCTGGCGGATGCGCGGCTGGTGGACGTGGCGGACAACGATTATGACGCCATCGTGCTGCCGGGCGGTCTGAAAGGCGCGGAAGCGTTCCGCGACAGTCCGCTGCTGGTGGAAGCGGTGCAGCAGTTTCATCTGTCGGGCCGCATCGTGGCGGCGATCTGCGCCGCCGCAGGCACGGTGCTGGTGCCGCACGACCTGTTTCCCATCGGCAATATGACCGGCTTTCCCGGCCTGAAAGAGACCATCCCGGAAGATAAGTGGGTGGAAAAGCGCGTGGTCTGGGACCCGCGCGTTAATCTGCTGACCAGCCAGGGGCCCGGCACCGCGATGGACTTTGCGCTGAAGCTTATCGACCTGCTGGTGGGAAAAGAGAAAGCAGCGGAGGTCGCCTCGCAGCTGGTGCTCGCGGCGGGCATTTACGACTATCGCGAATAA
- the panE gene encoding 2-dehydropantoate 2-reductase: MKITVLGCGALGQLWLAALDRQGHEVQGWLRVPQPYCSVNLIDTEGSAINKTFIANDPLFLGSSDLLLVTLKAWQISGAIKNIQTLLPAQCPILLLHNGMGTLEELRGLTQPLLRGVTTHAAKRDGTVIVHVASGITHIGPGSPESAAQSDLAETLHQALPDVAWHNDVLAACWQKLAVNCVINPLSALHDCLNGDLVAWPEEITRLCDEVATVMAREGVHTSAQQLRDYVYAVISSTAQNVSSMLQDVRAQRRTEIDYITGYLLQRARAQGIAVPENTRLYELIKRKEQNYERERIGAGLPGTWH, translated from the coding sequence ATGAAAATTACGGTGCTCGGATGCGGCGCGCTGGGTCAGCTTTGGCTGGCCGCGCTCGATCGACAGGGACATGAGGTTCAGGGTTGGCTACGCGTACCTCAGCCTTACTGTTCGGTTAACCTTATCGATACCGAGGGGTCCGCGATCAATAAAACCTTTATCGCCAACGATCCGCTGTTTCTCGGTAGCAGCGATCTGCTGCTGGTCACGCTTAAGGCCTGGCAGATCTCAGGCGCCATCAAAAATATTCAAACGTTGCTGCCGGCCCAGTGTCCCATCCTGCTGCTGCATAACGGCATGGGCACGCTGGAGGAGCTGCGCGGTTTAACCCAGCCCCTGCTGCGCGGCGTCACGACGCATGCGGCAAAACGCGACGGCACGGTCATTGTCCATGTCGCCAGCGGCATCACCCATATCGGCCCCGGTTCGCCGGAAAGCGCCGCGCAGAGCGATCTGGCGGAAACGCTGCATCAGGCGTTGCCGGATGTCGCCTGGCACAACGACGTATTGGCCGCCTGCTGGCAAAAGCTGGCGGTAAACTGCGTCATCAATCCGCTCAGCGCGCTGCACGACTGTCTGAACGGAGATCTGGTCGCCTGGCCGGAGGAGATTACTCGTTTGTGCGATGAGGTCGCGACGGTGATGGCGCGCGAAGGGGTGCATACCAGCGCGCAGCAGCTGCGGGACTATGTTTATGCGGTTATCTCCAGCACCGCGCAGAATGTTTCGTCGATGCTGCAGGACGTGCGCGCCCAGCGCCGCACGGAAATTGACTATATCACCGGCTATTTACTGCAACGGGCGCGGGCGCAGGGCATTGCCGTCCCTGAAAATACCCGGCTGTACGAACTGATTAAGCGAAAGGAGCAAAATTATGAGCGCGAACGTATCGGCGCTGGTCTGCCTGGCACATGGCACTGA
- the thiI gene encoding tRNA uracil 4-sulfurtransferase ThiI, translating to MKFIIKLFPEITIKSQSVRLRFIKILTGNIRNVLKDLDETLAVVRHWDHIEVRSKDESLRETFIDELTRIPGIHHVLAVEDRVWTDMHNIFEQAMAVNRERLEGKTFCVRVKRRGQHPFSSQDVERYVGGGLNQHIASAQVNLSNPQVTVSLEIENDRLLLVTGRYEGLGGFPIGTQEDVLSLISGGFDSGVSSYMLMRRGCRVHYCFFNLGGAAHEIGVRQVAHYLWNRFGRSHRVRFVAINFEPVVAEILEKVDDGQMGVVLKRMMVRAASQIAERYGVQALVTGEALGQVSSQTLTNLRLIDNASDTLILRPLISHDKEHIINLARKIGTEDFARTMPEYCGVISKSPTVKAVKAKIEAEEENFDFTVLDRVVQEATNVDIRTIAEQTQEEVTEVETVASFSANDALLDIRSLDEQEDKPLKVDGIEVTSLPFYKLGTQFGDLDQSKTWLLYCDRGVMSRLQALYLHEQGFKNVKVYRP from the coding sequence ATGAAGTTTATCATTAAATTGTTTCCCGAAATCACCATCAAGAGTCAGTCGGTGCGTTTGCGCTTTATCAAAATCCTTACGGGGAATATTCGCAACGTATTAAAAGATCTTGATGAGACGCTGGCTGTCGTGCGTCACTGGGACCACATCGAAGTCCGTTCTAAAGATGAAAGCCTGCGTGAAACCTTTATTGATGAGCTGACGCGCATTCCCGGCATTCATCATGTCCTGGCGGTGGAAGATCGCGTCTGGACCGATATGCATAATATTTTTGAACAGGCGATGGCGGTCAACCGCGAGCGGCTGGAAGGGAAAACCTTTTGCGTACGCGTGAAGCGTCGCGGGCAGCACCCGTTCAGCTCGCAGGATGTGGAGCGTTACGTCGGCGGCGGCCTGAATCAGCATATCGCCAGCGCGCAGGTGAATCTCTCGAACCCGCAGGTCACGGTGAGTCTGGAGATCGAAAACGATCGCCTGCTGTTGGTGACCGGTCGCTATGAAGGATTGGGCGGCTTCCCGATCGGCACGCAGGAAGATGTGTTGTCACTGATTTCCGGCGGCTTCGACTCGGGCGTTTCCAGCTATATGCTGATGCGCCGCGGCTGCCGCGTACACTACTGCTTCTTTAACCTGGGCGGCGCCGCGCATGAGATCGGCGTGCGTCAGGTGGCGCACTATCTGTGGAATCGTTTTGGCCGCTCGCACCGCGTGCGTTTCGTCGCTATCAATTTCGAGCCGGTAGTCGCGGAGATTCTGGAAAAGGTAGACGACGGTCAGATGGGCGTGGTGTTGAAGCGCATGATGGTGCGCGCCGCTTCGCAGATCGCCGAGCGCTACGGCGTGCAGGCGCTGGTTACCGGCGAAGCGCTGGGCCAGGTTTCCAGCCAGACGCTGACCAACCTGCGACTGATCGATAACGCCTCCGATACGCTGATTCTGCGTCCGCTGATTTCACACGACAAAGAACATATCATCAATCTGGCGCGTAAGATCGGTACGGAAGATTTCGCCCGCACCATGCCGGAGTATTGCGGGGTGATTTCCAAAAGCCCGACGGTAAAAGCGGTGAAGGCGAAGATCGAAGCGGAAGAGGAAAACTTCGATTTTACGGTACTGGATCGGGTAGTGCAGGAGGCGACCAATGTCGATATCCGCACGATCGCCGAGCAGACGCAGGAGGAGGTAACCGAAGTAGAAACCGTCGCCTCTTTCTCCGCCAACGATGCGCTGTTGGATATTCGTTCACTGGACGAGCAGGAAGATAAGCCGCTGAAGGTCGACGGCATTGAAGTGACCTCGCTGCCGTTTTATAAGCTCGGCACCCAGTTTGGCGACCTCGATCAGAGCAAAACCTGGCTGCTTTACTGCGATCGCGGCGTGATGAGCCGTTTGCAGGCGCTCTACCTGCATGAGCAGGGCTTTAAGAATGTGAAGGTCTATCGCCCGTAA
- a CDS encoding YajQ family cyclic di-GMP-binding protein, producing the protein MPSFDIVSEIDMQEVRNAVENANRELSTRFDFRNVSASIELNEKAQTIKVTTESDFQVKQLVDILREKLLKRGIEGAALDVPEQIEHSGKNWSLDLKMKQGIEADMAKKIVKLIKESKIKVQPQIQGEEVRVNGKSRDDLQSAIALIRGGNLGQPFQFKNFRD; encoded by the coding sequence ATGCCATCTTTCGATATCGTTTCTGAAATCGACATGCAGGAAGTGCGAAACGCCGTTGAAAACGCCAACCGCGAACTTTCAACCCGCTTCGATTTTCGCAACGTTAGCGCCAGCATCGAGCTGAATGAAAAAGCGCAAACCATCAAAGTGACCACCGAGTCCGATTTTCAGGTGAAGCAGCTGGTGGATATCCTGCGGGAAAAACTACTCAAGCGCGGCATTGAAGGCGCGGCGCTGGACGTGCCGGAGCAGATTGAACATAGCGGGAAAAACTGGAGCCTCGATCTCAAGATGAAGCAGGGCATTGAGGCCGATATGGCGAAAAAAATCGTCAAGCTGATTAAAGAGAGCAAAATCAAGGTGCAGCCGCAGATTCAGGGCGAAGAGGTGCGCGTGAACGGCAAATCGCGCGACGATCTGCAAAGCGCCATTGCGCTGATTCGCGGCGGCAACCTGGGGCAGCCGTTCCAGTTTAAAAACTTCCGCGATTAA